A genomic stretch from Chitinophagaceae bacterium includes:
- a CDS encoding DUF937 domain-containing protein, whose translation MLEQLFNLVKEQAGAAIINNPDIPNERNEEAVADVTNSVAGGLQNALAGGQFKDVLKLLGGQGGDLQNNPMANQLSGNAISSLMDKFGLNQGQAGSIVSNLLPGVLQNLISKTNNPNDNSFDLQSIFSSLTGGKTGGLDLQGLLGKVTQGGGLDRDGDGDTDLNDVINMVKGGASQQQQSGEGGMMDLVKGLFGR comes from the coding sequence ATGCTGGAACAATTATTTAACCTTGTTAAAGAACAGGCAGGTGCTGCCATCATCAATAATCCCGATATTCCAAATGAGCGAAATGAAGAGGCGGTTGCAGATGTAACCAATAGTGTGGCCGGTGGATTACAAAATGCCCTGGCTGGTGGCCAGTTTAAGGATGTGCTGAAATTATTAGGTGGCCAGGGAGGCGATTTGCAAAATAATCCAATGGCTAATCAATTATCAGGCAATGCAATCAGCTCATTGATGGACAAGTTTGGTTTAAACCAGGGTCAGGCCGGAAGCATTGTAAGCAACCTGTTGCCGGGTGTTTTACAAAATCTGATCTCTAAAACAAATAATCCAAACGATAACAGTTTTGATTTACAGAGTATTTTCAGTTCGCTTACAGGTGGGAAAACAGGTGGATTGGATCTGCAGGGATTGTTAGGAAAAGTAACACAGGGTGGGGGATTGGATAGGGACGGTGATGGAGATACTGATTTGAATGATGTAATTAATATGGTAAAAGGAGGTGCATCACAACAGCAGCAAAGCGGCGAAGGTGGAATGATGGATCTTGTAAAAGGATTGTTTGGACGATGA
- a CDS encoding VanZ family protein, which produces MPSIKLPTENKIELTHIDKVIHFILFFTLVALWGYYLQTKKRSKTKFLLALFAVTLISTFYGILMEYVQLWTGRDFDVWDMVADGMGAVVGWLLFAIKINPGRNRGRNQN; this is translated from the coding sequence ATGCCGTCTATTAAGCTGCCAACTGAAAATAAGATTGAGTTAACGCATATTGATAAAGTCATTCATTTCATTCTTTTTTTTACGCTGGTTGCTTTGTGGGGTTACTACCTGCAAACAAAAAAAAGGTCTAAAACAAAATTTCTTCTTGCCCTGTTTGCAGTAACTCTTATTTCAACCTTTTATGGTATTTTAATGGAGTATGTTCAACTATGGACCGGGCGTGATTTTGACGTTTGGGATATGGTTGCAGATGGAATGGGGGCAGTTGTCGGCTGGCTCCTGTTTGCCATAAAGATAAACCCCGGTAGAAACCGGGGTCGAAACCAAAACTAA
- the gcvH gene encoding glycine cleavage system protein GcvH, protein MNFPENLRYTKDHEWISLEGNIATIGITDFAQRELGDIVYVDINTVGKALNAEEIFGTVEAVKTVSDLFLPVAGTVTEINAALNDKPEAVNSDPYGEGWMVKVTVNNPADVEALLTAAAYSALVA, encoded by the coding sequence ATGAATTTTCCCGAAAATCTCCGCTACACAAAAGACCACGAATGGATCAGCTTAGAAGGCAATATTGCAACAATTGGTATTACTGATTTTGCTCAGCGGGAGTTGGGTGATATTGTGTATGTGGATATCAACACAGTTGGTAAGGCATTGAATGCCGAAGAAATTTTCGGAACGGTGGAAGCAGTAAAAACGGTGAGCGATTTGTTTTTACCCGTTGCTGGAACTGTTACAGAAATCAACGCTGCATTGAACGATAAACCCGAAGCGGTGAACAGTGATCCATATGGTGAAGGCTGGATGGTAAAAGTTACAGTGAACAATCCTGCAGATGTAGAAGCTTTACTTACAGCTGCCGCCTATTCAGCATTGGTAGCATAA